A genomic region of Manihot esculenta cultivar AM560-2 chromosome 15, M.esculenta_v8, whole genome shotgun sequence contains the following coding sequences:
- the LOC110600744 gene encoding calcyclin-binding protein, producing the protein MADELALDLDELRQLQKLAKRPRVLSLISSEIKNWEKLLNEPVSTSVPAPTPTPISTGVKVPSTPALNYVTLGSFSWDQDSDKVKIYLSLEGVEHEKIEADFKPMSLDVKFHNVQGKNYRCAMPKLNKEIVPEKCKVLVKPTRVVITLFKASKGNWLDLHFKDDKVKPNLDKERDPMAGIMDLMKNMYEEGDDETKRTIAQAWSDARAGKAADPLQGYR; encoded by the exons ATGGCAGACGAATTGGCGTTGGATTTGGATGAGCTAAGGCAGCTGCAGAAGTTAGCTAAGAGGCCAAGAGTCCTCTCGCTCATCTCCTCTGAAATAAAGAATTGGGAGAAg CTGTTGAATGAACCTGTTTCCACGTCCGTGCCTGCTCCAACACCAACTCCAATTTCAACTGGAGTTAAGGTGCCTTCTACCCCTGCTTTGAATTATGTTACACTAGGATCTTTCAGTTGGGATCAGGATAGTGACAAAGTCAAG ATATACCTCTCTCTGGAGGGTGTTGAGCATGAAAAAATAGAGGCAGACTTCAAGCCAATGTCATTGGACGTCAAATTCCATAATGTCCAAGGAAAGAACTACCGATGTGCCATGCCAAAATTGAACAAAGAGATTGTCCCAGAGAAATGTAAAGTATTAGTTAAGCCTACCAGGGTCGTCATCACTTTGTTTAAAGCTTCAAAGGGGAACTGGTTAGACTTGCACTTCAAAGACGACAAG GTGAAGCCCAATCTAGATAAGGAGCGAGATCCCATGGCCGGAATTATGGACTTAATGAAG AATATGTATGAAGAAGGGGATGATGAAACAAAACGAACCATTGCACAAGCATGGTCTGATGCAAGAGCAGGCAAAGCAGCTGATCCATTGCAGGGCTATCGCTGA
- the LOC110601379 gene encoding glucan endo-1,3-beta-glucosidase 11 — MAMVHFFLLFSLAFSDGVLQRVASLGINYGQVANNLPAPEQVLELLTSLKLTKARIYDTNPQVLKAFAHSNVELIVTVENQMLPVLMDPQQAFQWVSTQIRPYYPATRITGIAVGNEVFTDDDTSLLAYLVPAIVSIHGALVQLGINNIQVSTPNSLAVLAQSFPPSAGSFKSEVSGAMSQYLQFLSSTKSPFWINAYPYFAYKDDPNRVSLDYVLFNPNSGMIDPYTKLHYDNMLYAQVDAIIFAMARLGYNGIEIRVSETGWPSKGDPDEIGATIENAAAYNRNLLRRQLENEGTPLRPNMRLEVYLFALFNEDMKPGPTSERNYGLYQPDCTMAYNVGLSALSGSSASSASISLTSSATKASNKDYDQSLVFWMFVYLLTFQVFMRRPF; from the exons ATGGCTATGGttcatttttttcttctattttctctgGCTTTCTCAG ATGGTGTTCTTCAGAGAGTTGCATCTCTTGGCATCAACTATGGGCAGGTGGCCAACAATTTGCCAGCACCAGAGCAAGTTCTCGAACTCTTAACCTCCCTTAAGCTCACAAAAGCAAGAATCTACGACACCAATCCTCAAGTTCTAAAAGCATTTGCCCACTCCAACGTTGAGCTTATTGTCACTGTAGAAAACCAAATGCTACCTGTTTTGATGGACCCTCAACAAGCCTTTCAATGGGTTAGTACCCAAATCAGGCCATATTATCCGGCCACAAGAATCACCGGAATCGCCGTAGGAAACGAGGTATTCACCGATGATGACACATCATTATTAGCATATCTAGTTCCAGCCATAGTCAGCATTCATGGGGCACTAGTTCAATTAGGCATAAACAACATTCAAGTCTCAACACCAAATTCTTTAGCTGTACTAGCCCAGTCATTCCCTCCTTCAGCAGGTAGTTTCAAAAGTGAAGTCTCAGGAGCCATGTCACAATATTTGCAATTTTTGTCAAGCACTAAGTCACCATTTTGGATCAATGCATACCCATATTTTGCTTATAAGGATGACCCTAACAGGGTTTCCTTGGACTACGTTCTTTTTAACCCTAACTCAGGCATGATTGACCCCTACACCAAGCTTCACTATGACAATATGCTGTATGCTCAAGTAGATGCTATTATTTTCGCCATGGCTAGATTGGGTTACAATGGAATTGAGATTAGGGTATCAGAGACTGGGTGGCCATCAAAAGGAGACCCAGATGAAATTGGTGCAACCATTGAAAATGCAGCAGCCTACAACAGAAATTTGCTGAGAAGGCAATTGGAGAATGAAGGGACGCCTTTGAGGCCTAACATGAGGCTAGAAGTTTATCTGTTTGCTTTGTTCAACGAAGATATGAAGCCTGGACCAACATCAGAGAGAAACTATGGTCTCTATCAACCTGATTGTACCATGGCTTACAATGTGGGGCTCTCTGCCCTTTCAGGTTCTTCAGCTTCATCAGCTTCCATTTCTCTCACTTCGTCTGCCACTAAG GCTTCAAACAAGGATTATGATCAAAGCTTGGTGTTCTGGATGTTTGTGTATTTGCTGACCTTCCAAGTTTTTATGAGAAGACCATTTTAA
- the LOC110602756 gene encoding VQ motif-containing protein 10, whose protein sequence is MANASKGQVKVVIIDTQYIVTDPLSFKSVVQSLTGKDSCVSWIEESSFTGGNRKTEADTSGSFESSDSDAANGAGGGGGSSDAADWILSKGFSFKDLDGMILELPPVEEWYQLWTQNNLL, encoded by the coding sequence ATGGCTAATGCAAGCAAGGGACAGGTGAAAGTGGTGATCATTGACACTCAATATATTGTAACTGATCCTTTGAGCTTCAAGTCTGTGGTTCAGAGTCTTACTGGCAAAGATTCTTGCGTTTCTTGGATAGAAGAGAGCTCGTTCACAGGTGGAAACAGGAAAACAGAAGCCGATACCAGTGGTAGTTTTGAAAGTTCAGATAGTGATGCTGCTAATGGTGCTGGTGGCGGCGGCGGCAGCAGTGATGCTGCTGACTGGATATTGTCAAAAGGGTTTTCGTTTAAAGACTTGGATGGAATGATTCTGGAGCTGCCTCCAGTGGAGGAGTGGTACCAGTTATGGACTCAGAATAatttactttaa
- the LOC110601716 gene encoding cullin-4 has translation MSLPTKRSATATATPSSSSASATSNFPPMKKAKSQAVSACSPLDHSCNKNGLHHFSSGTTADNDVVFDPSSMTLDDDPKLQDFSPPAAANLSRKKATPPQPAKKLVIKLVKAKPTLPANFEEDTWGRLQSAIKAIFLKQPDSCDLEKLYQAVNDLCLHKMGGNLYQRIERECEAHIHTVLQSLVGQSPDLVVFLSLVERCWQDLCDQMLMIRGIALYLDRTYVKQTPNVRSLWDMGLQLFRKHLSLSPEVEHKTVTGLLRMIEKERLGESVDRTLLNHLLKMFTALGIYAESFERPFLDCTSEFYAAEGMKYMQQSDVPDYLKHVEIRLQEENERCLLYLDASTRKPLIATAERQLLERHISAILDKGFMMLMDGHRIEDLKRMYSLFLRVNALESLRQALSSYIRRTGQGIVMDEEKDKDMVSCLLEFKASLDTIWEESFSKNEAFCNTIKDAFEHLINLRQNRPAELIAKFLDEKLRAGNKGTSEEELEGTLDKVLVLFRFIQGKDVFEAFYKKDLAKRLLLGKSASIDAEKSMISKLKTECGSQFTNKLEGMFKDIELSKEINESFKQSSQARTKLPSGIEMSVHVLTTGYWPTYPPMDVRLPHELNVYQDIFKEFYLSKYSGRRLMWQNSLGHCVLKAEFPKGKKELAVSLFQTVVLMLFNDAQKLSFQDIKDATGIEDKELRRTLQSLACGKVRVLQKIPKGRDVEDDDLFVFNEGFTAPLYRIKVNAIQMKETVEENTSTTERVFQDRQYQVDAAIVRIMKTRKVLSHTLLITELFQQLKFPIKPADLKKRIESLIDREYLERDKNNPQIYNYLA, from the exons ATGTCTCTCCCCACCAAACGCTCTGCCACTGCCACCGCCACCCCCTCTAGCTCCTCCGCCAGCGCCACCTCTAATTTTCCTCCTATGAAGAAGGCCAAGTCCCAGGCTGTCTCTGCTTGCTCCCCTCTTGACCATTCCTGTAACAAGAACGGCCTCCATCACTTCAGCTCCGGCACTACAGCCGATAACGACGTCGTGTTCGACCCCTCTTCAATGACTCTCGATGACGATCCCAAGCTCCAAGACTTCTCTCCTCCCGCCGCCGCTAATTTGTCCCGCAAAAAGGCCACCCCACCTCAGCCCGCGAAGAAGCTTGTCATCAAGCTCGTGAAag CTAAACCAACACTACCTGCAAATTTTGAGGAGGATACATGGGGAAGACTGCAGTCGGCTATTAAAGCTATATTCTTGAAGCAACCAGATTCCTGCGACTTGGAGAAGCTTTATCAG GCTGTCAATGATCTTTGTCTGCATAAGATGGGTGGTAATCTTTATCAGCGAATTGAAAGAGAATGTGAAGCCCATATTCATACAGTATTACAATCTCTGGTTGGACAAAGCCCAGATTTGGTGGTTTTCTTATCCCTGGTTGAGAGATGCTGGCAGGATCTATGTGACCAAATGTTGATGATTCGCGGTATAGCCTTGTACCTTGATAGAACATATGTGAAACAAACCCCAAATGTACGTTCATTGTGGGACATGGGCTTGCAGCTTTTCCGGAAGCATCTTTCATTGTCCCCTGAAGTTGAGCACAAAACTGTTACAGGCCTTTTGAGAATGATTGAGAAGGAAAG GTTAGGTGAATCAGTTGATAGAACTCTCTTAAACCATCTATTGAAGATGTTTACTGCTCTAGGAATTTATGCTGAAAGCTTTGAGAGACCATTTCTGGATTGCACGTCTGAATTTTATGCTGCTGAAGGCATGAAATACATGCAGCAATCAGATGTTCCAGATTACTTAAAGCATGTGGAG ATTAGGTTgcaagaagaaaatgaaagatgCTTACTCTATCTTGATGCAAGTACTAGAAAGCCACTAATAGCAACTGCAGAAAGACAGCTTCTTGAACGTCACATATCTGCAATTCTGGATAAG GGGTTCATGATGCTAATGGATGGGCACAGAATTGAGGATCTTAAGAGAATGTACTCATTGTTCTTAAGGGTTAATGCCCTTGAGTCATTAAGGCAGGCTCTTAGCTCATACATACGTAGAACTGGGCAAGGCATTGTCATGGATGAAGAAAAAGATAAGGATATGGTTTCATGCTTGTTAGAATTTAAGGCTTCTCTTGACACAATATGGGAAGAAAGCTTTTCTAAGAATGAAGCATTTTGCAATACTATAAAGGATGCATTTGAACATCTAATTAATCTTCGTCAG AACCGACCGGCAGAGTTGATTGCAAAGTTTCTGGATGAGAAGCTTCGTGCCGGAAATAAGGGGACTTCTGAAGAGGAGTTGGAGGGTACACTTGATAAAGTATTGGTGTTGTTCAGGTTTATTCAG GGCAAGGATGTGTTTGAAGCATTTTATAAGAAGGACCTTGCTAAAAGACTACTATTGGGAAAAAGTGCCTCTATTGATGCAGAGAAATCTATGATATCAAAG CTGAAGACTGAGTGTGGCAGCCAGTTTACAAACAAACTTGAAGGAATGTTTAAG GATATTGAACTATCAAAGGAGATAAATGAATCCTTCAAGCAATCATCGCAAGCCAGGACAAAACTTCCATCAGGGattgagatgagtgtccatgtCTTAACGACAGG GTACTGGCCTACATATCCACCCATGGATGTTAGGCTTCCTCATGAGCTGAACGTCTATCAG GATATTTTCAAAGAGTTCTACTTAAGCAAGTATAGTGGCAGGCGATTAATGTGGCAAAATTCATTGGGTCACTGTGTGCTGAAAGCTGAATTTCCAAAAGGTAAAAAGGAGCTGGCAGTATCTCTATTTCAG ACTGTCGTTTTGATGTTGTTTAATGATGCCCAAAAGCTTAGTTTTCAAGATATTAAGGATGCTACTGGCATAGAGGACAAAGAACTGAGACGGACTTTGCAGTCTCTTGCATGTGGCAAAGTTCGTGTCTTGCAAAAG ATCCCTAAAGGGAGGGATGTGGAGGATGATGATTTATTTGTTTTCAATGAGGGATTTACTGCTCCTCTATATCGGATAAAG GTCAACGCAATCCAGATGAAGGAAACTGTAGAGGAGAACACAAGCACCACCGAGAGAGTATTTCAAGATCGTCAATACCAG GTTGATGCTGCTATTGTTCGGATAATGAAGACGAGGAAAGTACTAAGTCACACACTTTTAATTACTGAACTCTTCCAACAG CTGAAGTTTCCTATCAAGCCAGCTGATTTGAAGAAAAGGATAGAGAGCCTAATTGACAGGGAGTACCTTGAGCGAGACAAGAACAACCCTCAAATATACAATTACCTGGCATGA
- the LOC110602249 gene encoding F-box/kelch-repeat protein At1g30090: MQRVRISSEQAPVYKLGDSQMALSPKFRLAMIQSSLLNPTSEIELSLQGEPLIPGLPDDVALNCLLRVPVQSHAACRTVCKRWHLLLGNKERFFTRRKELGFKDPWLFVFAFHKCTGKVQWRVLDLTHFSWHTIPVMPCKDRVCPHGFRCASLPLDGTLFVCGGMVSDVDCPLDLVLKYEMQKNRWTVMNQMIAARSFFASGVIDGMVYVAGGNSTDLFELDSAEVLDPVKGNWRPIASMGTNMASYDAAVLGGKLLVTEGWLWPFFVSPRGQVYDPRTDRWENMAVGLREGWTGSSVVVYGRLFVVSELERMKLKVYDMETDSWETIEGPPLPEQICKPFAVNACNSKIYVVGRNLHVAVGYISKLKQKSSCEKKLSFSVTWHVVDPPDGFSDLTPSSSQVLFA, encoded by the coding sequence ATGCAAAGAGTTCGTATATCGTCTGAACAAGCACCTGTATATAAGCTAGGAGATTCCCAGATGGCATTATCTCCTAAGTTTAGATTAGCTATGATCCAATCTTCCTTGTTGAATCCTACATCAGAGATTGAATTATCCCTCCAAGGTGAACCCTTAATTCCTGGGCTTCCTGATGATGTTGCCCTTAACTGCCTTCTCCGGGTTCCAGTCCAAAGCCATGCAGCCTGCAGGACAGTTTGCAAGCGATGGCATTTACTACTTGGTAACAAGGAGCGGTTCTTCACCCGTAGAAAGGAACTAGGCTTCAAGGACCCTTGGCTCTTTGTCTTTGCTTTCCACAAATGCACTGGAAAGGTTCAGTGGCGAGTTCTAGATCTTACCCACTTCTCGTGGCACACTATCCCAGTGATGCCCTGTAAGGACAGGGTCTGCCCTCATGGATTTAGGTGTGCCTCATTACCCCTTGATGGTACTCTCTTTGTTTGTGGGGGCATGGTCTCCGATGTGGATTGCCCCCTCGACTTAGTTTTGAAGTATGAGATGCAAAAGAATCGTTGGACTGTGATGAATCAGATGATTGCAGCCAGATCATTTTTTGCAAGTGGAGTAATTGATGGGATGGTATATGTAGCTGGAGGAAACAGTACTGATCTGTTTGAGCTTGACTCGGCAGAGGTTTTGGACCCTGTTAAGGGGAACTGGCGTCCCATTGCAAGCATGGGAACAAATATGGCATCTTATGATGCAGCAGTTCTTGGAGGGAAGCTTCTAGTGACGGAAGGCTGGCTGTGGCCTTTTTTCGTCTCTCctaggggtcaagtttatgatccAAGAACTGACAGGTGGGAGAATATGGCTGTTGGACTGAGAGAGGGCTGGACTGGTTCAAGTGTGGTAGTCTATGGGCGCTTGTTCGTGGTTTCAGAGCTTGAGAGGATGAAGCTCAAGGTTTATGACATGGAAACAGATTCCTGGGAAACAATAGAAGGGCCCCCATTACCGGAGCAAATTTGCAAACCCTTTGCTGTGAATGCCTGTAATAGCAAAATCTACGTTGTGGGTCGGAATCTGCATGTTGCTGTGGGTTACATCTCTAAGCTGAAGCAAAAAAGCAGTTGCGAAAAGAAGTTGAGCTTCAGTGTTACATGGCATGTAGTAGATCCACCAGATGGTTTTTCTGACTTGACACCCTCAAGCTCTCAGGTTTTGTTTGCCTAA
- the LOC110602548 gene encoding uncharacterized protein LOC110602548: protein MCSLLVTGKKKAKKHADAHSCFYCKKVFSNHQALGGHLRVHQGEIKSKKGLNSSGFSSNSIEIMGTHLNPLTNLQPENSSEARKSLPFFDKEASQFSFYKSCCLHENSLVNTSKFTSNNLANGKYNLIMSPNLPTTGGSAEIYHPSCLIMAAIPSIRNGTTSSNTFASPLTIGFPSESSFCSGTGEVSRFNSDEFLTWRDAMPFISENALQNLECYDLSKFPYPAFAVMNTFPGVGSNQFPGFGFGIFPWGPCQCLGRKIVGQCDGIDALYCEGNKEPYMSDVPGDAPATNTSKRLKPTFSSLVQTEKPQKELLFFRDLEHSSSGLGVPSDAKEEVQVDLDLTLHL, encoded by the coding sequence ATGTGTTCCCTATTAGTTACTGGtaaaaaaaaagcaaagaaGCATGCAGATGCCCATTCATGCTTCTATTGCAAAAAAGTATTCAGCAACCATCAAGCTCTTGGTGGCCATCTTAGGGTTCATCAAGGGGAGATTAAGTCAAAGAAGGGATTGAATTCTTCTGGTTTTTCCAGTAATTCTATTGAAATTATGGGCACCCACCTTAATCCCCTCACCAACCTCCAACCTGAGAATTCCTCCGAAGCTAGGAAAAGTTTGCCTTTCTTCGACAAGGAAGCTTCTCAATTCAGCTTCTATAAGAGTTGCTGCTTGCATGAAAACAGCCTGGTGAATACTAGCAAGTTCACCAGTAACAATCTTGCAAATGGTAAATATAACCTTATCATGTCTCCAAATCTTCCTACTACTGGTGGCAGTGCTGAAATTTATCATCCAAGTTGCTTAATCATGGCCGCAATTCCTTCAATTAGAAATGGAACCACATCCTCAAACACCTTTGCTTCCCCTTTAACCATTGGATTCCCTTCTGAATCTTCATTTTGTTCAGGCACTGGTGAAGTTTCTCGCTTTAATTCTGATGAGTTTCTAACCTGGAGGGATGCAATGCCCTTCATCTCGGAAAATGCCTTGCAGAACCTTGAGTGTTATGATCTTAGTAAGTTTCCATATCCGGCATTTGCTGTAATGAATACTTTTCCAGGTGTTGGCTCAAATCAATTTCCCGGCTTTGGCTTTGGTATCTTTCCTTGGGGTCCATGTCAATGTTTAGGCCGAAAAATAGTTGGTCAGTGTGATGGTATAGATGCCTTGTATTGTGAAGGGAATAAGGAGCCGTATATGAGTGATGTCCCTGGGGATGCTCCCGCGACAAATACGTCAAAAAGGCTAAAGCCTACCTTCTCTTCTCTTGTGCAGACAGAGAAGCCTCAGAAAGAGCTACTTTTCTTTAGGGATTTGGAACACTCCTCTTCTGGCTTGGGGGTTCCCTCTGATGCCAAAGAGGAAGTTCAAGTGGATTTAGATCTAACTCTTCATCTGTAG